Genomic segment of Streptomyces longhuiensis:
CGCGTCGAATCCGGCTCCGCACTGCCCGGCGCGCTCGCCGGGCAGGTCGGGAAGATGCGCGGGGTGCGGGACGTGGCGCCGGTGACGCTGCGGTACGACGCCGAGCCGAAGGACGGCAAGCGCAAGGTGCCGCTCGCGGTCGTGGACACGGCGTCGTACGCGCGTCTGGCCGCTCGTACGGACCTCGGGGCCTTCCCCGCCGGCGCGCTGACGACGGACGCCGCGAAGACCGGCACCGCCGCGTCCCCGCTCCCCGTGCTGGCCTCCCCCTCGATGCGGGACATCTTCGGGACCGGGCCGTTCTCGCTGTGGATGGACGGTGAGGACGTCGTGCTGCGCATCTCCGAGGTCCGTACGACGACGCCCGCCCTGTCCGACGACTTCCTCGTGGTCGACAGGACGGCCCTGGCCCGCCGGGTCGGCATCGGCCAGAAGGCCAACGAGGACATCGCGTACCGCTACCTTCCCAGCTCCCTCCTCATCACGGGCGACCACATCGACGGGCCCGCCCTGCGCAAGGCCGCGGGCTCCAAGGTGTCGGTGCGGCTGCGCGCCACCGAACGCGCCCGGTACGTCGACTCGCCCCTCCAGACCGGTGCCGCCCGCGTCTACTCGGCGGCCGTCGTCATCGGCGCGGGGTACGCGGCCCTCACCCTGCTCCTCGCGCTCGCACGCGCCGCCCCCGAACGCACCGCGCTCCTCGCGCGCCTGCGCACCATGGGCCTCACCCGCCGCCAGGCCCGCCGCCTCCTCGTCCTCGAAGCGCTCCCCCAGGCCGCGCTCGCCGCGGCGGGCGGCGCCCTCACGGGGTGGGCGGCGATCCGGCTCCTCTCGCCGGGCCTCGACCTGACGGGTCTGGCCCTGGCGACGGCCGGTGACGGGGGCCCGGTGGCGCAGCTGCGCACCGACGCCCTGTCGCTCCTGCTGCCCGCACTGTGCGTCGTCCTGCTCGCCACGGCCGTGGCCGCCGGTCAGGCCTGGTGGACCGGACGGCGGGGATTCGTACGCGAGTTGAGAGCGGGAGAAACGTCATGAACCGACGGGGACGGCAGGCGTACGACGTCACCACACCGACAGGATCGGCAATGTCAGCGGCGAGGGCCGAAGGGACACCGGGAGAGACATCATGACCACCACCGACCCCACCCTCGCCGATCTCGAACGGCGCGCCGCGGACCGCCGCGAGCAGCCCGCGTACGGCCATGACGCCCTGATCACCTGCGACCGGCTGGTGCGGATCTTCTCCACGGACGGCATCGAGGTACAGGCGCTCCAGGGGCTCGATCTCCTGGTGCGCGAGGGCGAGTTGATGGCCCTGGTCGGCGCGTCGGGCAGCGGCAAGTCGACACTGATGAACATCCTCGCGGGCCTCGACGAGCCGACGGCGGGCGCGGCGAAGGTCGCGGGCTGCGACCTGCTCACGATGGGCACGAAGGAACGCCTGCGCTACCGAAGGGACATCGTCGGCTTCGTCTGGCAGCAGACGGCCCGCAATCTGCTGCCCTATCTGACGGCGGCCCAGAACGTGGCGCTGCCCATGCAGTTGAAGGGCGGCACCAAGCGCGCGCACAAGTCCCGGCGGGCCGTGGAACTCCTCGATCTGCTGGGGGTCGGCGACTGCCGCGACCGGCGTCCGCAGGCGCTGTCGGGCGGCCAGCAGCAGCGCGTCGCCATCGCGGTGGCGCTCGCCAACGAGCCGTCGGTCCTGCTCGCCGACGAGCCGACCGGCGAGCTGGACTCCCACACGGGCGAGCAGATCTTCGCCGCGTTCCGCACCGCGAACGAGGAGCTGGGCACGACCATCGTGATCGTCACGCACGACCAGACCGTCGCCTCCGAGGTCCGCCGCACGGTCGCCATCCGCGACGGCCGCACCTCGACGGAGGTCCTGCGCCGCACGGAGGTCGACGCGGCGACGGGCCAGGAGTCCCTGATCTCACGGGAGTACGCGATGCTCGACCGCGCGGGCCGGCTCCAGCTCCCCGCGGACCACACGCGGGCACTGGGCATGCGGGACAGGGTGCTCCTGGAGCTGGAGGAGGACCACATCGGGGTGTGGCCGGACG
This window contains:
- a CDS encoding ABC transporter ATP-binding protein: MTTTDPTLADLERRAADRREQPAYGHDALITCDRLVRIFSTDGIEVQALQGLDLLVREGELMALVGASGSGKSTLMNILAGLDEPTAGAAKVAGCDLLTMGTKERLRYRRDIVGFVWQQTARNLLPYLTAAQNVALPMQLKGGTKRAHKSRRAVELLDLLGVGDCRDRRPQALSGGQQQRVAIAVALANEPSVLLADEPTGELDSHTGEQIFAAFRTANEELGTTIVIVTHDQTVASEVRRTVAIRDGRTSTEVLRRTEVDAATGQESLISREYAMLDRAGRLQLPADHTRALGMRDRVLLELEEDHIGVWPDDTEPG